A window of Trichoderma atroviride chromosome 3, complete sequence contains these coding sequences:
- a CDS encoding uncharacterized protein (BUSCO:EOG092D4497) — protein sequence MNILEWAFGKRMTPAERLRKNQRMLDKAIRELDQTRVKLEKQEKTLIQQIKTSAKNGQMGACKIQAKDLVRTRRYVEKFYGMRSQLQKISLRLQTYRTNEQMMQAMRGATMALGSMNKSMNLPQLQRIAMEFERENDIMEQRQEMMDDAVDDAMDVGIEEEGDEVVEQVLEEIGIDLNQALGETPTALGNSAVSEGKIAQAVGAGGGGGSGDPVDDDLQARLDSLRK from the exons ATGAAT ATCCTAGAATGGGCGTTTGGCAAGCGCATGACGCCGGCCGAGCGCTTGCGCAAGAACCAGCGCatgctggacaaggccatTCGAGAACTCGACCAGACGCGTgtcaagctggagaagcaggagaagacGCTGATACAGCAAATCAAGACGAGCGCTAAGAATGGGCAGATGGGCGCTTGCaagatccaggccaaggaTCTGGTGCGCACACGGCGGTACGTTGAGAAGTTTTATGGCATGCGTAGCCAGCTGCAGAAGATTTCTCTACGGCTGCAG ACCTACCGAACGAATgagcagatgatgcaggcCATGAGGGGTGCTACGATGGCATTGGGCAGCATGAACAAGTCCATGAACCTGCCACAGCTCCAACGGATTGCGATGGAGTTTGAGCGAGAAAACGACATCATGGAGCAGAGgcaagagatgatggatgacGCCGTTGACGACGCCATGGACGTTGgaatcgaagaagaaggcgacgagGTTGTTGAGCAAGTTTTGGAAGAGATTGGAATAGACCTGAACCAGGCT CTCGGGGAGACCCCAACCGCTCTGGGCAATTCTGCTGTGTCTGAGGGCAAGATTGCGCAAGCTGTTGGcgctggaggcggaggcggaaGCGGTGACCCGGTCGATGACGATCTCCAAGCCCGACTCGACAGCCTACGAAAGTGA